In the genome of Notamacropus eugenii isolate mMacEug1 chromosome 5, mMacEug1.pri_v2, whole genome shotgun sequence, one region contains:
- the C5H2orf66 gene encoding uncharacterized protein C2orf66 homolog has translation MSRVMILLPLCIALMPVRLGQGVPLKEEEKWKPLDNPRNRDLFFRTLQAYFLRRGLDLEKVPKAFYINNERPWPSSFHSDPLTSAFTDYEEQKNSLSNDFRG, from the exons ATGTCCCGGGTGATGATTCTGCTGCCTCTGTGCATAGCACTTATGCCAGTAAGGCTGGGTCAGGGAGTCCCactgaaagaagaggagaaatggaaacCTTTAGACAaccccagaaacagagatctg TTTTTCAGAACCCTCCAGGCATATTTTTTGAGAAGAGGCCTTGATCTTGAAAAGGTTCCAAAAGCTTTCTACATAAACAACGAGAGACCTTGGCCTTCCTCCTTCCACTCAGACCCCCTTACTTCTGCATTTACAGATTATGAGGAGCAGAAAAATTCCCTTTCCAATGATTTCAGAGGCTGA